A genomic segment from Muntiacus reevesi chromosome 15, mMunRee1.1, whole genome shotgun sequence encodes:
- the LOC136147414 gene encoding myeloid-associated differentiation marker-like has product MSFSLVADMGIHRGYIGNWFMCIWCFCCAMTLIILTVELRRLPPEFPFFWCLSNTYACYSALLCLSASVIYSITYIHFLPYGPYRDQAIAATAFSCIASVFYAMEVVKMWERCKIYKTTCYVLTMPGLLKVLETFMAGIIFSFIINTTLYLHQPALEWCVAVYSICFIPAALAILLNLGEWEYRLPGPFPLFQLVLTLLSVLLYISALVLWLLYQFNEEFGGHPQRSSDEHCRDELTYDMCTWDQRLAVAVLTAINLLAYVAELVYWARQVSVETKALPRVS; this is encoded by the coding sequence ATGTCCTTCTCCCTGGTGGCCGACATGGGCATTCACAGGGGGTACATAGGTAACTGGTTTATGTGCATCTGGTGCTTCTGTTGTGCGATGACCCTCATTATCCTCACAGTTGAGTTACGTAGGCTCCCACCCGAGTTTCCTTTCTTCTGGTGCTTATCCAACACCTACGCCTGCTACTCTGCCCTCCTCTGTCTCTCGGCCTCTGTCATCTACTCCATCACCTACATCCACTTCCTGCCTTATGGTCCTTACCGGGACCAGGCCATTGCTGCTACTGCATTCTCCTGCATCGCGTCTGTGTTTTATGCCATGGAAGTGGTAAAAATGTGGGAGCGCTGCAAGATCTACAAGACCACCTGCTATGTGCTCACTATGCCAGGCCTGCTGAAGGTATTGGAGACCTTCATGGCCGGCATCATCTTCTCCTTCATCATCAACACCACCCTGTACCTGCACCAGCCAGCCCTGGAGTGGTGTGTGGCCGTGTACTCCATCTGCTTCATCCCAGCGGCACTGGCCATCCTGCTGAACCTGGGCGAATGGGAATACAGGCTGCCTGGGCCCTTCCCCCTCTTCCAACTTGTGCTCACCCTGCTCTCTGTCCTCCTCTACATCAGCGCTCTGGTCCTCTGGCTGCTCTACCAGTTCAATGAGGAGTTCGGCGGACATCCTCAGCGGTCGAGTGATGAGCACTGCAGGGACGAGCTCACCTACGACATGTGCACCTGGGACCAGAGACTGGCCGTGGCCGTCCTGACAGCCATCAACCTGCTGGCTTACGTGGCCGAACTGGTGTACTGGGCCCGCCAGGTCTCTGTGGAGACTAAGGCTCTGCCCAGGGTCTCCTGA